The following are from one region of the Stigmatella ashevillena genome:
- a CDS encoding methionyl-tRNA formyltransferase translates to MTPAPPPSDGAHIQYSGWRIALLTVSPLVVASISHLLQARGHTLAAVVTTGPGGPRPRTDLGRSMMHQVLQHIPSTADILLPSRRDRIAPLLKAVQPDLLLSFFFPWRIPPEALALPPQGAINAHPGLLPRYRGPNPLGWTLLNGEPELSLTFHRMDAQFDTGPLLAQGGQPIEDADTAESLTDKMMALGERLLPEALSRLSWGDQGEPQPELGAGYAGNFGSAERELDWSQPALAVHRRVRACRMASWQEGHPFAALATLEGQRQQVQSTVLTPAMKGVRAAPGTILMRDGTALLVQCGDTPLWVIQSEPWQG, encoded by the coding sequence ATGACGCCTGCTCCCCCTCCCTCCGACGGTGCACACATCCAATATTCCGGGTGGCGCATTGCGCTCTTGACCGTCTCGCCCCTGGTCGTGGCCTCGATCAGCCACCTGCTCCAGGCGAGGGGGCACACCCTGGCGGCGGTGGTGACCACCGGCCCCGGAGGCCCCCGGCCCCGGACGGACCTGGGCAGATCCATGATGCACCAGGTGCTCCAGCACATCCCCAGCACCGCTGACATCCTCCTGCCCAGTCGGCGCGATCGGATCGCCCCCTTGCTGAAGGCCGTCCAGCCCGATCTCCTCCTGAGCTTCTTCTTCCCCTGGCGGATTCCCCCGGAGGCCCTGGCGCTGCCCCCCCAGGGGGCCATCAACGCCCATCCCGGCCTGCTGCCGCGCTACCGGGGCCCCAATCCCCTGGGCTGGACGCTGCTGAACGGCGAGCCGGAGCTGAGCCTGACGTTCCACCGGATGGATGCGCAGTTCGACACCGGTCCCCTGCTCGCCCAGGGCGGGCAGCCCATCGAGGATGCGGACACGGCGGAATCGCTGACGGACAAGATGATGGCCTTGGGGGAGCGGCTGCTGCCCGAGGCGCTCAGCCGCCTCTCCTGGGGAGATCAGGGGGAGCCCCAACCCGAGCTGGGCGCCGGTTACGCAGGCAATTTCGGCTCGGCCGAGCGGGAACTCGACTGGAGCCAGCCCGCCCTGGCCGTCCACCGGAGGGTCAGGGCCTGCCGGATGGCCTCGTGGCAGGAGGGCCACCCCTTCGCCGCACTCGCCACCCTGGAGGGGCAGCGGCAGCAGGTCCAGAGCACGGTCCTCACCCCTGCGATGAAGGGGGTGAGGGCAGCCCCTGGCACGATCCTGATGCGCGACGGCACGGCCCTGCTCGTCCAATGTGGGGACACGCCCCTGTGGGTAATTCAGAGCGAGCCCTGGCAGGGCTGA